Proteins encoded in a region of the Candidatus Nitrosomarinus catalina genome:
- a CDS encoding OBG GTPase family GTP-binding protein has translation MGIPEKIKAIQDEMARTQINKATEHHIGLLKAKIAKLKREQEADITKKSGMKQDGFDVRRSGDATVVFIGLPSVGKSTLLNKMTGAKSTVGAFQFTTLTVVPGMMEYRGAKIQVLDLPGIIKGASTGKGLGKRILSVARTADLVLLVLDVFQPYHEDVLTNELGNIGIRLNQLPPNITIEKASMGGIAIAQQAKLTKITEKHLKDILHLYGIVSARVVVREDLTSEQLADHIAGNISYSKAITVLNKIDLVDKEFLKDLKTKIKSDVIEVSANADLNIEELKEKIYEKLKFIRIYMRPKGGETDFKEPFIAREGDTVEDICNKLHRRLRREFRYGLVWGKSVKFGGQRVGLTHIMQDEDVLTIIKIKGVSSQ, from the coding sequence TTGGGAATTCCTGAAAAAATTAAAGCCATTCAAGATGAAATGGCAAGAACTCAGATTAACAAAGCAACAGAACACCACATAGGATTACTTAAAGCTAAAATTGCAAAATTAAAGAGAGAACAAGAAGCAGATATCACCAAAAAATCAGGAATGAAGCAGGACGGTTTTGATGTCAGGCGTTCAGGAGATGCAACAGTAGTATTTATCGGATTACCAAGTGTTGGAAAATCAACATTACTAAATAAAATGACAGGAGCCAAATCTACAGTAGGAGCATTTCAATTCACCACATTAACAGTAGTTCCAGGAATGATGGAATACAGAGGTGCAAAAATTCAGGTTTTGGATCTTCCAGGAATCATCAAAGGTGCATCAACCGGAAAAGGATTAGGAAAAAGAATCTTATCAGTTGCAAGAACTGCAGATTTAGTATTACTAGTTTTAGATGTCTTTCAACCATATCACGAAGATGTTCTAACAAATGAATTAGGAAATATAGGGATTAGATTAAATCAGTTACCACCAAACATTACAATAGAAAAAGCATCGATGGGAGGAATTGCAATTGCCCAACAAGCAAAGTTAACAAAAATTACAGAAAAACACCTTAAAGATATTTTACATCTTTATGGAATTGTGAGTGCAAGAGTAGTAGTACGTGAAGATTTAACATCAGAACAATTAGCAGATCATATTGCAGGCAACATTAGTTATTCTAAAGCTATCACAGTTCTGAATAAAATTGATTTAGTAGATAAAGAATTTCTAAAAGATTTGAAAACAAAAATTAAATCTGACGTTATAGAAGTTTCTGCAAACGCAGATTTGAATATAGAAGAATTAAAAGAAAAAATTTATGAAAAATTAAAATTCATTAGAATATACATGCGTCCAAAAGGAGGAGAAACAGATTTCAAAGAACCATTTATTGCAAGGGAAGGAGACACAGTAGAAGATATTTGTAACAAACTTCACAGAAGGTTAAGAAGAGAATTCAGATACGGATTAGTCTGGGGCAAAAGTGTAAAATTTGGAGGACAAAGGGTAGGATTAACACACATAATGCAAGATGAGGATGTATTAACAATTATCAAAATTAAAGGTGTCAGTTCTCAATAA